The following coding sequences lie in one Lepidochelys kempii isolate rLepKem1 chromosome 18, rLepKem1.hap2, whole genome shotgun sequence genomic window:
- the PHC2 gene encoding polyhomeotic-like protein 2 isoform X6, which yields MTSGNGNSASTVAGTAPQNGENKPPQAIVKPQVLTHVIEGFVIQEGAEPFPVGRSSLLVGNLKKKYAQGLLAEKLPQQDNTTTTDSEMEEPYLQESKEEGNPPKLKCELCGRVDFAYKFKRSKRFCSMACAKRYNVGCTKRVGLFHPDRSKLQKPGAAAHGRRRACKGALPGLSKDTKKQTPVSLSTGSVPLSVTASLQLNRSQEDSSRCSDNSSYEEPLSPLSASSSTSRRRQGERDLELPDMHMRDLVGIGHHFLPSEPTKWNVEDVYEFIRSLPGCQEIAEEFRAQEIDGQALLLLKEDHLMSAMNIKLGPALKIYARISMLKDS from the exons ATGACCTCAGGGAACGGGAACTCTGCCTCTACTGTTGCTGgtactgccccccagaatggtgAGAATAAACCACCACAGGCCATTGTGAAACCACAAGTCCTGACGCATGTTATCGAAGGGTTTGTGATCCAGGAGGGGGCAGAGCCGTTCCCG GTGGGGCGCTCTTCACTGCTCGTGGGGAATCTCAAGAAGAAGTATGCCCAGGGCCTTTTGGCCGAGAAACTCCCACAGCAGGACAATACAACCACCACTGACTCGGAAATGGAGGAGCCCTATCTGCAAG AATCCAAAGAGGAAGGGAACCCCCCGAAGCTGAAGTGTGAGCTCTGTGGCCGCGTTGACTTCGCCTACAAGTTCAAGAGGTCCAAACGCTTCTGCTCCATGGCCTGTGCCAAAAG GTACAACGTGGGATGCACAAAGCGAGTGGGGCTCTTCCACCCTGACCGCAGCAAGCTCCAGAAACCGGGGGCGGCCGCACACGGGCGCCGTCGCGCCTGCAAGGGGGCCTTACCTGGCCTCAGCAAGGACACCAAGAAACAG ACGCCAGTGTCCCTCTCCACGGGCTCGGTGCCGCTCTCCGTCACAGCCTCGCTCCAGCTCAACCGCAGCCAGGAGGATTCCAGCCGCTGCTCCGATAACTCGAGCTACGAGGAGCCACTCTCGCCCCTCTCGGCCAGCTCATCCACCTCACGCCGGCGGCAGGGCGAGCGTGACCTGGAGCTGCCCGACATGCACATGCGGGACCTTGTGGGCATTGGGCACCACTTCCTGCCCAGCGAGCCCACCAAGTGGAATGTGGAGGATGTCTATGAATTCATCCGCTCCTTGCCAG GGTGCCAGGAGATCGCGGAGGAGTTCCGCGCCCAGGAGATCGACGGGCAGGCCCTGCTGCTACTGAAGGAGGATCACCTCATGAGCGCCATGAACATCAAGCTGGGCCCAGCGCTGAAGATCTACGCCCGCATCAGCATGCTCAAGGACTCCTAG